From Loxodonta africana isolate mLoxAfr1 chromosome 2, mLoxAfr1.hap2, whole genome shotgun sequence, the proteins below share one genomic window:
- the LOC100670959 gene encoding olfactory receptor 2A12-like: protein MDKMGQQNSSTITELVLIGFSNHPQAEIPLFFLFSLIYLVNLFGNTAIITLVVFDSFLHTPMYFFLCHLAFLNLYFSTLVVPKMLFNFIVTRKVISYNFCLAQTYITLFLEATECFLLAVMALDRYVAICYSLRYLIVMNWSVCLALSLGAWTLGFFASVVPLYFIILPLCGPYIVDYIFCELPILLHMFCGDTSLDETMMVAGGAGTVLFPFLLIIFSYLHILLAVMRIDSAEGRKKAFSTCTSHLTVVTIYYGTGLVRYMRPKSLYSAEGDKLISLFYAVINPMINPFIYSLRNKEVKGAMGRVMERYKKSQQITD from the coding sequence ATGGATAAGATGGGACAGCAAAATTCCAGCACAATTACTGAGCTTGTACTTATTGGATTTTCCAATCACCCCCAAGCTGAGATccccctcttcttcctcttctctctgaTCTACTTGgtaaatctttttggaaacaCAGCCATCATCACCTTAGTGGTTTTTGATTCCTTtctccacacacccatgtatttttttctctgtcatctcgccttcctaaatttatattttagCACACTTGTGGTCCCAAAAATGCTTTTTAACTTCATTGTAACCAGAAAAGTCATATCTTACAACTTCTGCCTTGCCCAGACCTACATCACTTTATTCCTGGAGGCAACTGAGTGCTTTCTGCTTGCAGTGATGGCTTTGGATCGCTATGTGGCTATTTGTTACTCACTTCGATACCTGATTGTCATGAACTGGTCTGTGTGTCTGGCACTATCTCTGGGGGCCTGGACCCTTGGCTTCTTTGCCTCAGTAGTGCCACTCTACTTCATAATCCTCCCACTCTGTGGTCCATATATTGTTGACTATATTTTCTGTGAACTGCCCATCCTTCTTCACATGTTCTGTGGTGATACATCCCTGGATGAGACCATGATGGTGGCAGGAGGGGCTGGAACCGTGTTATTCCCCTTCCTCCTCATTATATTCTCCTACCTCCACATCTTGTTGGCTGTGATGAGAATAGACTCAGCTGAGGGCAGGAAAAAAGCCTTTTCCACTTGTACTTCTCACCTGACTGTGGTGACCATATATTATGGGACAGGGTTGGTCAGGTACATGAGACCCAAGTCCCTTTACTCCGCAGAAGGAGATAAACTGATCTCCTTGTTCTATGCGGTCATCAACCCTATGATAAATCCTTTTATTtacagcctgaggaataaggaAGTGAAGGGGGCGATGGGAAGAGTAATGGAGAGATACAAAAAAAGCCAACAAATCACAGAttaa